In Acidobacteriaceae bacterium, the following are encoded in one genomic region:
- a CDS encoding vitamin B12-dependent ribonucleotide reductase translates to MAESVRTAPAVSAPKAPAAKMSSAPGLRFERHFSKPGVHPFEEVAWELRDAVIQDFKGKLIFEQKNVEVPADWSMTATNIVASKYLHGQVGTPEREKGVRDLISRVAESIRDWGMRDGYFADAEAADIFFNELTSLLVNQRVAFNSPVWFNVGCDRLEPNSDAHNWHWEAAKGETVFSKTGYTRPQCSACFINSVDDSLDSILTLAKTEGMLFKWGSGAGSNLSKIRGSMETLSGGGTASGPLSFMRGFDAFAGVIKSGGKTRRAAKMVILDVGHPDIEDFIECKVNEERKAWTLMAAGYDGSGPDSEAFTSIFFQNANNSVRVSDEFMQAVANDDDFSTRTVKDGKPVKSYKARDLMAKIAEATWQCGDPGMQYDTTINRWHTSKNTDRINASNPCSEYMFLDDSACNLASFNLMKFLTPGGQFDAAAYKHAIGIVTTAMEIIVDAAGYPTEQISRNSHDYRPLGLGYANLGALLMDFGLPYDSDAGRAFAGTLTAILCGEAYAQSARIAADCPPLGTATPITQSVGVQGGACPGFYVNREPFLDVIRMHRAEVNNIGKGLKPSAKGAQDAEGFITPQLEELKAVSQQSWDEALVLGEKFGFRNSQVTVLAPTGTIGFMMDCDTTGVEPDLALVKYKKLVGGGMIKIVNNTVPGALFKLGYKQEEVEGIVNYIDATGTIEGAPGIKPEHLAVFDCSFKPAKGTRSISWMGHVKMMAAAQPFLSGAISKTVNLPNDCTAQDIADAYTESWKLGLKAVAIYRDGSKGTQPLNVTATDKKDEKAVAPAAAGSTEIAELLVAEKAATQAAQQEALTAQQKLAAAEAHLAQLLSNVSDPTKSFDAEDSIAPPRAVRHRLPAERASVTHKFGIAGHEGYVTVGLYPNGQPGEIFIRMAKEGSTISGLMDSFATAASMCLQHGVPLKLLVEKFAHTRFEPSGWTGNEQIGFAKSIMDYLFRWMQLRFLSGQQLDLFAGMKPAATATPAAAGVQPTLTDLVAAQEPSSSLADPSQLIDRRPPQQGIAPDLTAHDGLSSSVDLSKVEDRGLYHASDAMKGMYDMGDAPSCSTCGAIMVRNGACHRCMECGSTSGCS, encoded by the coding sequence ATGGCCGAATCCGTTCGTACCGCCCCCGCCGTCTCCGCTCCCAAAGCCCCCGCAGCCAAGATGAGCTCCGCTCCCGGCCTCCGCTTCGAGCGCCACTTCTCCAAACCCGGCGTCCACCCCTTCGAGGAAGTCGCCTGGGAGCTCCGCGACGCCGTCATTCAGGACTTCAAGGGCAAGCTCATCTTCGAGCAGAAGAACGTCGAAGTCCCCGCCGACTGGTCCATGACCGCGACCAACATCGTCGCGTCCAAGTATCTGCACGGTCAGGTCGGTACTCCCGAGCGCGAAAAGGGCGTCCGTGACCTCATCAGCCGCGTGGCTGAGTCCATCCGCGACTGGGGCATGCGTGACGGCTACTTCGCCGACGCCGAAGCGGCAGACATCTTCTTCAACGAGCTCACCAGCCTGCTCGTCAACCAGCGCGTGGCCTTTAACTCGCCCGTCTGGTTCAACGTCGGCTGCGATCGCCTTGAGCCGAACTCCGACGCGCACAACTGGCACTGGGAAGCCGCCAAGGGCGAGACTGTCTTCTCGAAGACCGGTTACACCCGCCCGCAGTGCTCGGCCTGCTTCATCAACTCCGTCGATGACTCGCTCGACTCCATCCTGACCCTCGCCAAGACCGAAGGCATGCTCTTCAAATGGGGCTCGGGAGCTGGTTCGAACCTCTCCAAGATCCGCGGCTCCATGGAGACGCTCTCGGGTGGCGGCACCGCCTCCGGTCCGCTCTCGTTCATGCGTGGCTTCGACGCCTTCGCCGGCGTCATCAAGTCCGGCGGCAAGACCCGCCGCGCTGCGAAGATGGTTATCCTCGACGTTGGTCACCCCGACATCGAAGACTTCATCGAGTGCAAGGTGAACGAGGAGCGCAAGGCCTGGACGCTGATGGCCGCTGGCTACGACGGCTCCGGCCCCGACTCTGAAGCCTTCACCAGCATCTTCTTCCAGAACGCGAACAACTCCGTCCGCGTCTCCGACGAGTTCATGCAGGCTGTCGCCAACGATGACGACTTCTCCACCCGAACCGTCAAGGACGGCAAGCCGGTCAAGAGCTACAAGGCCCGCGACCTCATGGCCAAGATCGCCGAAGCCACCTGGCAATGCGGCGACCCCGGCATGCAGTACGACACCACCATTAACCGCTGGCACACGAGCAAGAATACCGACCGCATCAACGCCTCGAACCCCTGCTCCGAGTACATGTTCCTCGACGACTCGGCCTGCAACCTCGCCAGCTTTAACCTCATGAAGTTCCTCACCCCCGGCGGCCAGTTTGATGCCGCGGCGTACAAGCACGCTATCGGCATCGTCACCACCGCGATGGAAATCATCGTCGACGCCGCCGGTTATCCGACCGAGCAGATCTCGCGCAACTCGCACGACTACCGCCCGCTCGGCCTCGGCTACGCCAACCTCGGCGCGCTGCTCATGGACTTCGGTCTGCCCTACGACTCTGACGCCGGACGCGCGTTCGCAGGAACGCTCACCGCCATCCTCTGCGGCGAAGCTTACGCGCAGTCCGCGCGTATCGCGGCCGACTGCCCCCCGCTCGGTACTGCTACCCCGATCACGCAGTCCGTTGGTGTACAGGGCGGCGCCTGCCCCGGCTTTTACGTCAACCGCGAGCCGTTCCTCGATGTCATCCGCATGCACCGCGCCGAGGTCAACAACATCGGCAAGGGGCTGAAGCCCAGCGCCAAGGGCGCACAGGACGCTGAAGGCTTCATCACTCCGCAGCTCGAAGAGCTCAAGGCCGTCTCCCAGCAGTCGTGGGACGAAGCTCTCGTCCTCGGCGAAAAGTTTGGCTTCCGTAACTCGCAGGTCACCGTGCTCGCGCCCACCGGCACCATCGGCTTCATGATGGACTGCGACACCACCGGCGTCGAGCCCGACCTCGCTCTCGTCAAGTACAAGAAGCTCGTCGGCGGCGGCATGATCAAGATCGTCAACAACACCGTCCCCGGCGCTCTCTTCAAGCTTGGCTACAAGCAGGAAGAGGTCGAAGGCATCGTCAACTACATCGACGCCACCGGCACCATCGAAGGCGCACCCGGCATCAAGCCCGAACACCTCGCTGTGTTTGACTGCTCCTTCAAGCCCGCCAAGGGAACCCGCAGCATCTCGTGGATGGGCCATGTCAAGATGATGGCCGCCGCCCAGCCTTTCCTCTCAGGAGCCATCTCCAAGACCGTCAACCTGCCCAACGACTGCACCGCGCAGGACATCGCTGATGCATACACCGAGAGCTGGAAGCTCGGCCTCAAGGCCGTGGCCATCTACCGCGACGGCTCCAAGGGCACCCAGCCCCTCAACGTCACCGCGACCGACAAGAAGGACGAGAAGGCCGTCGCTCCTGCCGCCGCTGGCAGCACGGAGATCGCCGAACTCCTCGTCGCAGAAAAGGCAGCCACCCAGGCCGCGCAGCAGGAAGCCCTCACCGCCCAGCAGAAGCTCGCCGCGGCTGAAGCTCACCTCGCTCAGCTCCTCTCCAACGTCTCCGACCCCACCAAGTCGTTCGACGCCGAGGACTCCATTGCTCCGCCGCGCGCCGTTCGCCACCGCCTCCCGGCCGAACGCGCTTCGGTCACCCACAAGTTCGGCATCGCGGGCCACGAAGGTTACGTCACGGTCGGCCTCTACCCCAACGGCCAACCCGGCGAAATCTTCATCCGCATGGCCAAGGAAGGCAGCACCATCTCGGGCCTCATGGATAGCTTCGCTACGGCGGCGTCCATGTGCCTCCAGCACGGCGTCCCGCTCAAGCTCCTCGTCGAGAAGTTCGCTCACACCCGCTTCGAGCCCTCTGGCTGGACCGGCAACGAGCAGATCGGCTTTGCCAAGTCGATCATGGACTACCTCTTCCGCTGGATGCAGCTTCGCTTCCTCAGCGGTCAGCAGCTCGACCTCTTCGCCGGCATGAAGCCAGCAGCCACCGCTACCCCGGCAGCGGCTGGAGTCCAACCCACGCTCACCGACCTGGTCGCCGCGCAGGAGCCTTCCTCCTCCCTCGCCGACCCATCGCAGCTCATCGACCGCCGCCCCCCGCAGCAGGGAATCGCCCCTGACCTGACGGCCCACGACGGCCTCTCCTCCAGCGTCGACCTCTCCAAGGTCGAAGACCGCGGCCTGTATCATGCCTCGGACGCGATGAAGGGCATGTACGACATGGGCGATGCCCCGTCGTGCAGCACCTGCGGAGCCATCATGGTCCGCAACGGAGCCTGCCACCGTTGCATGGAATGCGGAAGCACCAGCGGCTGCAGCTAG
- a CDS encoding TetR/AcrR family transcriptional regulator: protein MPRLLTRQTEGVAMNLSGPLFSPWWEWFQSSTVTSATMGAVKQTAPKLTKHELKTRETRELLLQAAKTIFIRDGYENAELGEIATLAGRTKGAIYAQFKSKEDIFLALVESHALGRRAAMMERLERASTVTENLAEFRNFFLDFSSEETWGLLLLEFRLYALRHPEAKERMSRVYETIMPPNEEQAYAALLGPASKSKDGVSRTAAVHSAFGMRSALMLTARFAPEVMSVAEVEKIAGKVFDALFGEAKR, encoded by the coding sequence ATGCCGCGATTGCTCACTAGACAGACAGAAGGCGTTGCGATGAATTTGAGCGGGCCTCTTTTTTCGCCCTGGTGGGAGTGGTTTCAATCCAGCACGGTCACATCAGCTACGATGGGAGCGGTGAAACAGACCGCTCCCAAGCTGACGAAGCATGAGTTGAAGACGCGTGAAACTCGCGAGCTTCTACTTCAGGCTGCGAAGACAATCTTTATCCGCGACGGCTACGAAAACGCTGAGCTCGGTGAGATTGCCACTCTTGCTGGCCGCACGAAAGGCGCAATCTACGCGCAGTTCAAAAGCAAGGAAGACATCTTTCTGGCGCTTGTCGAAAGCCATGCGTTAGGTCGTCGCGCCGCGATGATGGAGCGCCTTGAACGGGCGAGCACGGTTACGGAGAATCTGGCAGAGTTTCGCAACTTCTTTCTCGATTTCAGCTCGGAAGAAACCTGGGGGCTGCTGCTGCTGGAGTTTCGTCTCTATGCGCTCAGGCACCCTGAGGCAAAGGAGCGGATGAGTCGCGTCTACGAGACGATCATGCCTCCGAACGAAGAGCAGGCTTATGCTGCGCTGCTGGGGCCTGCCAGCAAAAGTAAGGACGGCGTCAGCCGAACGGCAGCGGTACACTCTGCGTTCGGAATGCGATCTGCCCTGATGCTGACAGCACGCTTTGCGCCTGAAGTCATGAGCGTCGCAGAGGTAGAAAAGATTGCTGGAAAGGTTTTTGATGCTCTCTTTGGAGAGGCAAAGCGGTGA
- a CDS encoding HAD hydrolase family protein, producing MSELTAQDRARRIKVLLFDVDGVLTNGDITIIPSPDGDRHKAVEVKSFSAHDGMGISIARLAGLKIGFVTKRQSQVVAIRAQDLKIDHLYQGQSNKREAFDKVLLDEAVTADEVAFVGDDIIDLPVLRVAGLAIATANARSQVKSMAHYVTPLPGGQGAGRDAIDFILEAKGVLAQTIEMYLDPHNPEAKKADIGTGNM from the coding sequence ATGAGTGAATTGACTGCACAGGACCGCGCCCGCCGTATCAAAGTTCTCCTCTTCGACGTTGATGGTGTCTTGACGAACGGTGACATCACGATCATTCCGTCGCCGGATGGCGATCGCCACAAGGCTGTCGAGGTGAAGAGCTTCTCCGCACACGACGGCATGGGGATTTCGATTGCTCGGCTTGCCGGGCTGAAAATCGGTTTTGTGACCAAGCGTCAGTCGCAGGTCGTTGCGATTCGCGCGCAGGATTTGAAGATCGACCACCTGTATCAGGGGCAGTCGAATAAGCGCGAGGCGTTCGACAAGGTGTTGCTGGATGAAGCTGTCACAGCGGACGAGGTTGCGTTTGTCGGCGACGACATTATCGATCTGCCCGTCCTGCGTGTAGCTGGGCTGGCAATTGCCACGGCCAACGCGCGCTCGCAGGTAAAGTCGATGGCGCACTATGTCACCCCGCTGCCGGGTGGGCAGGGTGCGGGGCGCGATGCGATCGATTTCATTCTCGAAGCGAAGGGCGTGCTCGCGCAGACGATTGAGATGTACCTGGACCCGCATAATCCCGAGGCGAAGAAGGCTGATATCGGCACGGGAAATATGTAG
- a CDS encoding DEAD/DEAH box helicase, whose translation MIHGPSSNSATTSLEHPALAWAHPLVQEWFLTKFGSPTEPQIAGWPAILRGEPTLISAPTGSGKTLTAFLVCIDRLLRAALEGGLSPHTHVVYLSPLKALSNDVQKNLDGPLAEIRELAMQRGYLCPEIRTAVRTGDTLQKDRTAMLKHPPHILVTTPESLYILLTAGKPRENLRRVTTVIVDEIHAVADDKRGAHLALSLERLDALVCGENRLSPGAMLCGMSQRPQRIGLSATQNPIELVAQFLTGTWEQRATIVQVGQRRVLDLAIEVPGDELGSITSTAMREEMFSKLAELALAHRSTLVFVNTRALVERLSFELAERLGPDAVAAHHGSLSRALRLDAEQRLKNGEIRILIATASLELGIDIGSVDLVCQIASTRAVAVAMQRVGRAGHWRGAIPKGRFFALTRDDLMEQAALLRKMMRGELDLLEVPPAPTDVLMQQIVAMCGAESWDEDQLFAVIQRAHPYRELSRAAFDELLALLHNGIESSRGRYGAYLLRDRVQGQVHARRGARMIAISNGGAIPDTSLFSVMLQPENVQIATLDEHFAVDSSPGDVVLLGNASWRIQRVDPAGKVLVEDAHGAPPSIPFWEGEAPQRTGALSDGVSELRDEIDQRTRSTKPSDVSASSEEVAACIAWLKAECFVSDSAALQMVAYVVAGRAVLGAVPTKKRIIAERFFDEGGGQQLILHAPFGGRLNKAWGLALRKRFCRGFNFELQAAATDNGINISLAEQHSFPLAEVFHFLSVNTARTLLEQAAIPSPLFKNRWRWAAGRSLQLLRMQKGKRVAPQIQRTRSDDLLASVFPHASACPETMTGDIQIPDHPLVNEVMRDTLSEGMDIDGLEQLLRDIASGEIECLAVDTPVPSQFAHELINAMPYAFLDEEDAAARRTRAVTLRRSLPDSVADGAGRLDQAAIDAVRAQLWPDVRDEHELHDLLLQVVALPLEFVGEAAGAKAPSSSESHRAQQHWPLFFERLEKSGRAFAVVRDGSAAWVAAERLEEARLLWPQAALPEVLLDTARRDSVIGGTEDRPAQTLSARDAATLAVAQGWLQLLGPTTAQELGARLKLAPRSLQQAFLAMELQGLAMRGVFERARPGEDEPFRMEWCERRILQRIHRLTLRSLREQVEPVTAQAFMRWLLDWQHVAPEQQVTGEEGVLAVLEQLEGFEAPAVEWERTILPRRVKEYDPRWLDNLCLAGVVGWGRLSPHPSWKEEAGAAPRRVIPTSAAPITFFLRESAEWLPEAMAAKCVEESVLAQSLSTEAQKVRALLAERGAAFTADVQRGCELSKQQTMMALWELATAGLAASDGFDQLRAMMDPRRKSVALEQTAAVSLRKRAAARTTTGRWSLLCAPVAETAKVRFEHASEEQRAQVIARAKQRESALDAQARILLCRYGVLCRDLLARESNAPKWRDLVPVLRRLEARGEIRGGRFVSGAFGEQYALPEAVEGLRAARRQHEARKTEAAITFAAADPLNLVDIIVPGNREAAIPGREVSMVNGMVLQPEAEAVVKSSRRRSLVDVVRDDMGRIPQIRPQVTPQPGLFS comes from the coding sequence ATGATTCACGGGCCCTCCAGTAACAGCGCGACGACATCTCTTGAGCACCCGGCGTTAGCCTGGGCGCATCCGCTGGTGCAGGAGTGGTTTCTGACGAAGTTTGGATCGCCGACCGAACCGCAGATTGCGGGATGGCCGGCGATTCTTCGTGGTGAACCGACGCTGATTTCCGCGCCCACAGGTTCGGGCAAAACGCTGACGGCGTTTCTGGTCTGCATCGACAGGTTGTTGCGTGCGGCGTTAGAAGGCGGGCTCTCGCCGCACACGCATGTGGTGTACCTCTCGCCGCTGAAGGCGCTGTCGAACGACGTGCAGAAGAACCTCGACGGGCCGCTGGCCGAGATACGTGAACTGGCGATGCAGCGTGGCTATCTGTGCCCGGAGATTCGTACAGCGGTGCGTACAGGTGACACGTTGCAGAAGGACCGCACGGCCATGCTGAAGCATCCGCCGCACATCCTGGTGACGACGCCGGAGAGCCTGTACATTCTGCTTACGGCGGGCAAGCCTCGCGAAAATCTGCGCCGTGTGACGACGGTGATCGTCGATGAAATTCATGCGGTCGCGGATGACAAACGAGGCGCGCATCTGGCGTTGTCGCTGGAGCGGCTGGATGCGTTGGTGTGTGGTGAAAATCGTTTGTCGCCTGGAGCGATGTTGTGTGGGATGTCGCAGCGGCCGCAGCGTATTGGTTTGAGCGCGACGCAGAATCCAATTGAATTGGTGGCGCAATTCCTGACGGGCACATGGGAGCAACGCGCAACGATCGTGCAGGTAGGGCAGCGCCGTGTGCTTGATCTGGCGATTGAGGTTCCGGGCGATGAGCTTGGTTCGATTACGTCCACCGCGATGCGCGAAGAGATGTTTTCGAAGCTGGCAGAGCTGGCGTTGGCGCACCGCTCGACGCTGGTGTTTGTGAACACACGCGCTCTGGTGGAGCGGCTAAGCTTCGAACTCGCCGAGCGGCTCGGCCCCGATGCCGTGGCTGCGCATCATGGGTCGTTGTCGCGTGCGTTGCGTTTGGACGCGGAGCAGCGATTGAAGAACGGCGAGATTCGCATCCTTATTGCGACGGCCTCGCTGGAGCTTGGCATTGATATCGGCAGCGTCGATCTTGTTTGTCAGATTGCGTCCACGCGCGCTGTTGCTGTGGCGATGCAGAGAGTTGGTCGAGCAGGGCACTGGCGTGGAGCAATTCCGAAGGGCCGCTTCTTTGCGCTGACTCGCGATGATCTGATGGAGCAGGCGGCGTTGCTGCGTAAGATGATGCGCGGTGAGCTGGATCTGCTGGAGGTTCCGCCAGCGCCGACCGATGTGCTGATGCAGCAGATCGTCGCGATGTGTGGCGCGGAGAGCTGGGACGAGGATCAGCTCTTCGCTGTGATTCAGCGTGCTCATCCTTATCGCGAGTTATCGCGTGCGGCGTTCGATGAGCTGCTGGCGCTGCTGCACAACGGCATCGAGAGCTCGCGTGGACGATACGGAGCGTACTTGTTGCGCGACCGCGTGCAGGGCCAGGTTCACGCGCGACGTGGGGCGCGGATGATTGCGATCTCGAACGGCGGCGCGATTCCTGATACCTCGTTGTTCAGCGTAATGCTGCAGCCGGAGAACGTACAGATTGCCACGCTCGATGAGCACTTCGCGGTGGACTCTTCGCCAGGGGATGTGGTGTTGCTGGGCAATGCAAGCTGGCGGATTCAACGAGTGGACCCCGCAGGCAAAGTGCTTGTCGAAGACGCGCATGGTGCGCCGCCAAGCATACCGTTCTGGGAGGGCGAAGCCCCGCAACGTACGGGAGCGTTGAGCGATGGTGTGAGCGAGTTGCGCGACGAGATCGACCAGCGCACGCGCAGCACGAAGCCAAGCGACGTCAGTGCGTCGAGCGAAGAGGTTGCGGCATGTATAGCGTGGCTGAAGGCGGAGTGCTTTGTGTCAGACTCTGCTGCGTTGCAGATGGTGGCGTACGTTGTCGCAGGCCGCGCGGTGCTGGGTGCCGTGCCGACGAAGAAGCGCATCATCGCGGAACGGTTCTTTGATGAAGGCGGTGGACAGCAGTTGATTCTGCACGCGCCGTTTGGTGGGCGGTTGAACAAGGCGTGGGGGCTGGCGCTGCGCAAACGCTTCTGCCGTGGTTTCAACTTCGAACTGCAGGCAGCCGCGACGGACAACGGCATCAATATCTCACTGGCCGAGCAGCATAGCTTTCCTCTTGCAGAGGTCTTCCACTTTCTAAGTGTCAACACGGCGCGCACTCTTCTGGAGCAGGCTGCGATTCCTTCGCCGCTTTTCAAGAACCGCTGGCGTTGGGCGGCGGGGCGTTCGCTACAGTTGCTGCGCATGCAGAAGGGCAAGCGTGTGGCTCCGCAGATTCAGCGCACGCGTTCGGATGATTTGCTGGCGAGTGTGTTTCCCCATGCCTCAGCGTGTCCGGAGACGATGACGGGCGATATTCAGATTCCCGATCATCCGCTGGTGAATGAGGTGATGCGCGATACGCTGAGCGAAGGCATGGACATTGATGGTCTCGAGCAGTTGCTGCGCGACATCGCCTCGGGAGAGATTGAGTGCCTGGCGGTGGATACGCCGGTGCCTTCGCAGTTCGCACATGAGCTGATCAATGCGATGCCGTATGCGTTCCTGGATGAAGAGGATGCTGCGGCGCGGCGTACGCGCGCGGTAACGTTGCGGCGTTCGTTGCCGGACTCTGTGGCGGATGGCGCGGGCCGGTTGGACCAGGCGGCGATTGATGCGGTGCGCGCGCAGCTGTGGCCGGACGTTCGCGATGAGCATGAGTTGCATGATCTGTTGTTGCAGGTTGTGGCGTTGCCGTTGGAGTTTGTCGGAGAGGCTGCCGGGGCGAAAGCCCCCTCCTCTTCGGAGAGCCACAGGGCTCAGCAGCATTGGCCGCTGTTCTTCGAGCGTTTGGAGAAGAGCGGACGTGCGTTTGCCGTTGTGAGGGATGGCTCTGCTGCGTGGGTTGCGGCGGAGCGTCTTGAGGAGGCTCGCTTGCTTTGGCCGCAGGCTGCGTTGCCGGAAGTGCTGCTGGATACGGCGCGGCGCGATTCGGTAATTGGTGGCACGGAGGATCGTCCTGCGCAGACGCTGAGTGCGCGTGACGCGGCAACGCTGGCGGTCGCGCAGGGATGGCTGCAGTTGCTGGGACCGACGACGGCGCAGGAGTTAGGCGCGCGGTTGAAGCTGGCTCCGCGTTCCTTGCAGCAGGCGTTTCTTGCCATGGAGTTGCAGGGACTGGCGATGCGTGGCGTCTTCGAACGGGCTCGGCCGGGTGAGGATGAGCCGTTCCGCATGGAGTGGTGTGAGCGGCGGATTCTACAGCGCATCCATCGGTTGACGTTGCGCTCGTTGCGCGAGCAGGTAGAGCCGGTGACGGCGCAGGCCTTCATGCGTTGGCTGCTGGACTGGCAGCATGTTGCGCCGGAGCAGCAGGTGACCGGCGAGGAAGGCGTGCTCGCGGTGCTCGAGCAGCTTGAAGGTTTTGAGGCTCCCGCGGTGGAGTGGGAGCGAACGATTCTTCCGCGACGTGTGAAAGAGTATGACCCGCGTTGGCTGGATAATTTGTGCCTCGCTGGCGTGGTGGGCTGGGGGCGGTTGTCGCCGCATCCTTCGTGGAAGGAAGAGGCGGGCGCCGCTCCACGGCGTGTGATCCCAACGTCGGCGGCGCCGATCACGTTCTTTTTGCGTGAGTCTGCGGAGTGGCTGCCGGAGGCGATGGCGGCGAAGTGTGTGGAGGAGTCTGTGCTCGCGCAGTCTCTGTCGACGGAAGCGCAGAAGGTGCGAGCGTTGCTGGCGGAGCGTGGCGCGGCATTTACGGCGGATGTGCAGCGCGGGTGTGAGCTTTCGAAGCAGCAGACGATGATGGCGTTGTGGGAGTTGGCTACGGCGGGACTGGCTGCTTCCGATGGCTTTGACCAGTTGCGCGCGATGATGGACCCTCGCCGCAAGAGCGTGGCGTTGGAGCAAACAGCGGCGGTGAGTCTGCGCAAGCGTGCAGCGGCGCGGACGACGACGGGACGGTGGTCGCTGCTGTGCGCGCCTGTTGCGGAGACGGCGAAGGTTCGCTTCGAACACGCGAGCGAAGAGCAACGAGCGCAGGTGATTGCCCGTGCGAAGCAGCGTGAGTCTGCGCTGGATGCGCAGGCAAGGATTCTGCTTTGCCGCTACGGTGTGTTGTGTCGCGATCTGTTGGCGCGTGAATCGAATGCGCCGAAGTGGAGAGATCTCGTGCCAGTGTTGCGAAGGCTGGAAGCGCGTGGAGAGATTCGCGGCGGCCGATTTGTGTCCGGTGCGTTTGGCGAGCAGTATGCGTTGCCGGAGGCTGTTGAGGGCCTGCGTGCGGCGCGTCGTCAGCACGAAGCTCGCAAGACGGAAGCGGCGATTACCTTTGCCGCGGCTGACCCTTTGAACCTCGTCGACATTATCGTGCCGGGCAACCGCGAAGCCGCGATTCCCGGTCGCGAGGTGTCGATGGTGAACGGCATGGTGCTGCAGCCGGAAGCTGAGGCGGTGGTGAAGAGTTCGCGTCGGCGTTCTCTGGTGGACGTCGTGCGCGACGACATGGGACGCATCCCACAGATACGGCCACAGGTCACGCCGCAGCCGGGGTTGTTTTCGTGA
- a CDS encoding DUF5522 domain-containing protein, with amino-acid sequence MNENERVEREDAITEPAELQPGDFYMENGFMVFTEQYHLRRGYCCNSGCRHCPYR; translated from the coding sequence GTGAACGAGAACGAACGCGTAGAACGTGAAGACGCTATCACCGAGCCCGCAGAGTTGCAGCCCGGTGACTTCTACATGGAGAACGGCTTCATGGTGTTTACGGAGCAGTATCACCTGCGCCGGGGTTACTGCTGTAACTCCGGCTGCAGGCACTGCCCGTATCGTTAG